A region of Deinococcus rubellus DNA encodes the following proteins:
- a CDS encoding MarR family winged helix-turn-helix transcriptional regulator: MTDQVLLPALAAELRVVVGKLRRRLRQEAHLGDFTPSQVAALTHLERAEALTVTALARAEGVRPQSMGATVASLEVLGCVSGSADPTDGRQTLWALTTLFRTRLSASRAAREDWLADSLQMQFTLPEQAELARAAGLLRRLADLAHTAPEGEPKCP, translated from the coding sequence ATGACTGATCAAGTCCTTCTTCCCGCGCTGGCCGCCGAACTGCGGGTGGTCGTCGGAAAGCTGCGGCGGCGACTGCGGCAGGAAGCGCACCTCGGCGACTTCACGCCGTCTCAGGTGGCGGCGCTGACGCACTTGGAGCGCGCGGAAGCGCTCACCGTGACCGCTCTGGCACGGGCCGAGGGCGTGCGCCCGCAGTCGATGGGGGCCACCGTCGCCAGTCTGGAAGTGCTGGGCTGCGTGAGCGGCAGCGCCGACCCCACTGATGGGCGGCAAACCCTCTGGGCGCTCACGACTTTGTTCCGCACCCGGCTCAGCGCCAGCCGAGCGGCGCGGGAAGACTGGCTCGCTGATTCGCTTCAGATGCAGTTCACGCTGCCGGAACAGGCCGAACTCGCCCGCGCCGCCGGGTTGCTGAGACGCCTCGCCGATCTGGCACACACTGCACCAGAAGGAGAACCCAAGTGTCCCTGA
- a CDS encoding MFS transporter, with protein sequence MSSTFRSLKIHNYRVWASGAIISNIGTWMQRTAQDWLVLTQLTHHNATALGVVTALQFGPQLLLLPLTGLAADTLDRRRLLMATQMGQGVLALLLGLLTVLGHVQLWQVYGFAALLGIVTAFDAPVRQTFVSELVSEADLPNAVGLNSTSFNAARMVGPAVAGVLIGAVGTGWVFLINAASFAAVIVSLSRLRLSELRRDERAARKSGNLLEGFAYVRQRPDLRVILLMLFFVGTFAINFPIFISTMSVSVFHAGAGEYGLLNSVMAVGAVAGALLAARRDTVPFGVLLSGAAVLGVGLALAAVMPSIWLFGLTLVVVGISAQTFMNSSNTIMQLSTEPAMRGRVMALRLAVALGAMPIGAPLLGWVADTFGPRWSMGMGAMSGLAALLVGVFYLVRYRHLRVWLEAGRLKLNMDRELSL encoded by the coding sequence ATGAGCAGCACCTTCCGCTCGTTGAAAATCCACAATTACCGTGTCTGGGCCAGTGGGGCCATCATTTCTAACATCGGCACCTGGATGCAGCGCACGGCCCAGGACTGGCTGGTGCTGACCCAGCTCACCCACCATAATGCCACCGCGCTCGGCGTCGTGACGGCGCTGCAATTCGGCCCGCAGCTGCTGCTGCTGCCGCTCACTGGACTGGCCGCCGATACCCTGGACCGCCGCCGCCTGCTGATGGCGACCCAGATGGGCCAGGGCGTGCTGGCGCTGCTGCTGGGTCTGCTGACGGTGCTGGGCCATGTGCAGCTCTGGCAGGTCTACGGCTTCGCGGCGCTGCTGGGCATCGTCACCGCTTTCGATGCCCCGGTGCGTCAGACCTTCGTCTCGGAACTGGTCAGTGAGGCCGACTTGCCCAATGCGGTGGGCCTCAACTCGACCTCGTTCAACGCGGCCCGGATGGTGGGGCCAGCCGTGGCCGGGGTGCTGATCGGCGCAGTGGGCACCGGCTGGGTCTTTCTGATCAACGCGGCCTCGTTCGCCGCCGTGATCGTCTCGCTCAGTCGGCTGCGGCTGAGTGAGCTGCGCCGCGATGAGCGGGCGGCCCGCAAGTCCGGCAATCTGCTGGAAGGCTTCGCCTACGTCCGGCAGCGCCCCGACCTGAGGGTCATTTTGCTGATGTTGTTTTTTGTCGGCACCTTCGCCATCAACTTCCCGATTTTCATTTCCACCATGTCGGTCAGCGTCTTTCACGCCGGGGCGGGTGAGTACGGGTTGCTCAACTCGGTGATGGCGGTGGGCGCGGTGGCGGGCGCGCTGCTGGCGGCCCGGCGCGACACGGTGCCGTTCGGGGTGCTGCTCAGCGGCGCGGCTGTGCTGGGCGTCGGCCTGGCCCTGGCCGCCGTGATGCCGAGCATCTGGCTGTTCGGGCTGACGCTGGTCGTCGTGGGCATCTCGGCACAGACGTTTATGAATTCCTCCAACACCATCATGCAGCTCAGCACTGAACCCGCCATGCGCGGGCGGGTCATGGCCCTGCGGCTGGCGGTGGCGCTGGGGGCCATGCCGATCGGCGCGCCGCTGCTCGGCTGGGTGGCCGACACCTTCGGCCCGCGCTGGTCGATGGGCATGGGTGCTATGTCTGGGCTGGCGGCGCTGCTGGTCGGGGTGTTTTACCTCGTCAGATACCGGCATCTGCGCGTCTGGTTGGAGGCTGGGCGCTTGAAGTTGAATATGGACCGGGAGCTGAGCCTGTGA
- a CDS encoding serine/threonine-protein kinase, whose amino-acid sequence MTRSPITRPITLSNCALLSAHGGVRLERGCWRGQDVFVKALVGGDAEFRLRFHHEGRVVRRLSHPALVPLLTHTQDQLVFPFVQGCSLRELLDTRRLSAAEAVSVTLGVLSAACAFHRQGVTHHDLKPENVMLLGGRACAESVRVTDFGMACDRTLPDGLHAGTRMGTPQFMAPEQFNGVRGDTRSDLYAVAGLLFDCLAGEPPHPDALGWLVGLSSECLPLPGPAALHPLLESALQRDPDKRPQSAEQMAKQLREAWQHALMGERSVRNTQA is encoded by the coding sequence ATGACCCGTTCACCCATCACCCGGCCTATCACGCTTTCCAACTGCGCCCTGCTCTCGGCGCACGGCGGCGTGCGGCTGGAGCGCGGATGCTGGCGGGGCCAGGACGTCTTCGTCAAGGCGCTGGTCGGCGGCGACGCCGAGTTCCGGCTGCGCTTTCACCATGAAGGCCGGGTGGTGCGCCGCCTGTCGCATCCGGCCCTCGTGCCGCTGCTGACCCACACCCAGGATCAACTGGTCTTTCCGTTCGTCCAGGGGTGCAGTCTGCGCGAGCTGCTCGACACCCGCCGCCTGAGCGCTGCCGAGGCCGTCAGCGTCACGCTGGGCGTGCTGAGCGCTGCCTGCGCCTTTCACCGCCAGGGCGTTACCCACCACGACCTCAAGCCGGAAAACGTGATGTTGCTGGGAGGACGTGCCTGTGCAGAGAGCGTGCGCGTAACCGATTTCGGTATGGCCTGTGACCGGACCCTGCCGGACGGTCTGCATGCTGGGACCCGCATGGGCACGCCGCAGTTCATGGCCCCGGAGCAGTTCAACGGCGTGCGCGGCGACACCCGCAGCGACCTCTACGCGGTGGCAGGGCTGCTGTTTGATTGCCTGGCCGGTGAGCCGCCGCACCCGGACGCGCTCGGCTGGCTGGTGGGACTGTCGAGCGAGTGCCTGCCGCTGCCTGGCCCAGCGGCCTTGCACCCGCTGCTGGAAAGTGCCCTGCAGCGCGACCCGGACAAACGCCCCCAGAGTGCTGAGCAGATGGCCAAGCAGTTGCGAGAAGCCTGGCAGCATGCCC
- the hemB gene encoding porphobilinogen synthase, with protein MQRPRRLRRTPALRALTREIRLSAEQFILPLFIHEGVGDQEIRTMPGVLRHDLPGLLARVQEAHDLGIGSIILFGIPDHKDPHGSEAYAGGGIVQKAITEIKARFPTLTVIADTCLCEYTDHGHCGPLIPDGAGGWTVDNDAALPLLAQTAVSQARAGADIVAPSAMMDGQVGAIRAALDAAGFSDVPVMAYAVKYASGYYGPFREAAGSTPSVGDRASYQMDPAGGYREALREARLDVAEGADYLMVKPALAYLDVMRVVKDEFELPMVAYNVSGEYAMLKTAALAGMLDEKRTVLETLIAFRRAGADAIMTYHALDAARWLREDAGK; from the coding sequence ATGCAACGTCCCCGCCGCCTGCGCCGCACGCCCGCCCTGCGCGCCCTGACCCGCGAAATCCGTCTCTCCGCCGAGCAGTTCATTTTGCCGCTGTTTATCCATGAGGGCGTGGGCGACCAGGAGATTCGCACCATGCCGGGCGTGCTGCGCCACGATCTGCCGGGACTGCTGGCCAGAGTGCAGGAAGCGCATGACCTGGGCATCGGCAGCATCATCCTGTTCGGCATCCCCGACCACAAAGACCCGCACGGCTCAGAAGCCTACGCCGGGGGCGGCATTGTGCAAAAAGCCATAACAGAAATCAAAGCCAGGTTTCCCACACTCACGGTCATCGCCGATACCTGCCTGTGCGAGTACACCGATCACGGGCACTGCGGGCCGCTGATACCGGACGGCGCGGGCGGCTGGACAGTGGACAACGACGCCGCCCTGCCGCTGCTGGCCCAGACCGCCGTGTCGCAGGCCCGCGCTGGGGCCGATATCGTCGCGCCCAGCGCCATGATGGACGGCCAGGTGGGCGCGATCCGGGCCGCGCTCGACGCCGCAGGCTTTAGCGACGTGCCGGTGATGGCCTACGCCGTCAAGTACGCCAGCGGTTATTACGGCCCCTTCCGCGAGGCGGCGGGCAGCACCCCCAGCGTGGGGGACCGCGCCAGCTACCAGATGGACCCGGCAGGCGGCTACCGCGAGGCGCTGCGCGAGGCCCGGCTGGACGTGGCCGAGGGAGCCGATTACCTGATGGTCAAGCCCGCGCTGGCTTACCTGGACGTGATGCGGGTGGTCAAGGACGAATTCGAGTTGCCGATGGTGGCCTACAACGTCAGCGGCGAGTACGCGATGCTCAAGACGGCAGCACTCGCCGGGATGCTCGACGAGAAGCGCACGGTGCTCGAAACCCTGATCGCCTTCCGCCGCGCCGGAGCCGACGCCATCATGACCTACCACGCGCTCGACGCGGCACGCTGGCTGCGGGAAGACGCTGGGAAGTAG